A DNA window from Stenotrophomonas sp. 57 contains the following coding sequences:
- the queG gene encoding tRNA epoxyqueuosine(34) reductase QueG has product MSPAPTLVDPAQAVQRIRELARAHGFQRCGIAGIELGEDEAHLADWLGQGLYGTMDWMARHGTLRARPAELLPGTVRVISVGMDYSHKDDTEAWATLADPGRAYVARYALGRDYHKLMRNRLQKLATQINDEVAPLGYRVFVDSAPVLERALARNAGLGWIGKHTCLIDRHGGSWFFIGEIYIDLPLPIDVPATAHCGTCTRCIDVCPTQAITGPQRLDARRCISYLTIEHDGAIPEDMRPLIGNRIYGCDDCQLVCPWNKFAKRTDEADFRARNNLDTARLDQLFAWDEAEFLRRTEGSPIRRSGHERWLRNIAVALGNAPTTAETLAALHTRADHPSSLVREHVRWALGQHAPR; this is encoded by the coding sequence ATGTCCCCCGCCCCCACCCTTGTCGATCCGGCCCAGGCCGTGCAGCGCATCCGCGAACTGGCGCGTGCGCATGGCTTCCAGCGCTGCGGCATCGCCGGTATCGAGCTGGGCGAGGATGAGGCGCACCTGGCCGACTGGCTGGGCCAGGGCCTGTACGGCACGATGGACTGGATGGCGCGCCACGGCACCCTGCGCGCGCGCCCAGCCGAACTGCTGCCCGGCACGGTACGGGTGATCTCGGTAGGCATGGACTACAGCCACAAGGACGACACCGAAGCCTGGGCCACCCTGGCCGATCCGGGCCGCGCCTACGTGGCCCGCTACGCGCTGGGCCGCGACTACCACAAGCTGATGCGCAACCGCCTGCAGAAGCTGGCCACGCAGATCAACGATGAAGTGGCGCCGCTGGGTTACCGCGTGTTCGTCGATTCGGCCCCCGTGCTGGAACGTGCACTGGCGCGCAACGCCGGGCTGGGCTGGATCGGCAAGCACACCTGCCTGATCGATCGCCACGGTGGTTCGTGGTTCTTCATCGGCGAGATCTACATCGATCTCCCGCTGCCGATCGATGTGCCGGCCACGGCACATTGCGGCACCTGCACACGCTGCATCGATGTCTGCCCGACCCAGGCCATTACCGGCCCGCAGCGACTGGACGCACGGCGCTGCATTTCCTACCTGACCATCGAGCACGACGGCGCCATTCCCGAAGACATGCGGCCATTGATCGGCAACCGCATCTACGGCTGCGACGACTGCCAGCTGGTCTGCCCCTGGAACAAGTTCGCCAAGCGCACCGACGAAGCGGATTTCCGCGCACGCAACAACCTCGATACCGCGCGGCTGGACCAGCTGTTCGCTTGGGATGAAGCCGAATTCCTGCGCCGTACCGAAGGCAGCCCGATCCGTCGCAGTGGCCATGAGCGCTGGCTGCGCAACATCGCGGTGGCACTGGGCAATGCACCGACCACAGCGGAAACGCTGGCCGCACTGCACACCCGCGCCGACCATCCCTCGTCACTGGTGCGTGAACACGTGCGGTGGGCACTGGGCCAGCACGCACCGCGCTGA
- a CDS encoding NAD(P)H-hydrate dehydratase, translating to MANLADLFDSAAARALDAQASALAADGGWGLMAQAGQAAWQCLLQHWPQARRIGVVVGAGNNGGDGLVLARHAQQAGREVAVIALPGKPPSTVLAQRAASGFKSEGGTITCFGGALPEADIWVDALFGLGFDRAPEGAAQALIAALNAQAAPVLALDVPSGVDADHGAVPGVAVNAALTLQFIVPHRGLYTGDALDHCGLKALAPLQLPAVAWQGVSPTVEHWTQARLPALLPPRRANTHKGESGHVLCVGGNHGSGGAIAMAAEAALRAGAGLLSLGTRRDHVGPLLARLPEAMTHALEDGDVLPALLDKARVVAIGPGLGQDEWAHVLFARVLASDKPLVVDADALNLLAQDPRALPGAILTPHPGEAARLLGCSTADIQADRYRCAQALAERFHAVVVLKGAGSIVTAPGQAPRLIAAGNAGMAVGGMGDLLTGIIASLRAQGLAAFDAAAAGALLHALAGDAAAADGARGLLPTDLLVPLRRLANPEHSS from the coding sequence ATGGCCAACCTTGCCGATCTTTTCGATTCCGCTGCCGCGCGAGCGCTTGATGCGCAGGCCTCGGCACTGGCTGCCGATGGCGGCTGGGGCCTGATGGCGCAGGCCGGCCAGGCCGCCTGGCAGTGCCTGCTGCAGCACTGGCCGCAGGCGCGGCGGATCGGCGTGGTGGTCGGAGCGGGCAACAACGGCGGCGACGGCCTGGTGCTGGCACGTCACGCGCAGCAGGCCGGGCGCGAGGTGGCGGTGATCGCCTTGCCGGGCAAGCCACCGTCAACCGTGCTGGCACAGCGAGCAGCCTCGGGTTTCAAGTCCGAGGGCGGCACCATCACCTGTTTCGGCGGCGCGCTGCCCGAGGCCGACATCTGGGTCGATGCCCTGTTCGGGCTGGGCTTCGACCGCGCGCCCGAAGGCGCGGCGCAGGCGCTGATCGCCGCCCTCAACGCACAGGCAGCACCGGTGCTGGCACTGGACGTCCCCAGTGGCGTGGATGCCGACCACGGCGCGGTGCCGGGTGTGGCGGTGAACGCCGCGCTGACCCTGCAGTTCATCGTGCCGCATCGCGGCCTGTATACCGGTGATGCGCTGGATCATTGCGGCCTGAAGGCGCTGGCGCCGCTGCAGCTGCCTGCGGTTGCATGGCAGGGCGTGTCACCCACTGTGGAGCACTGGACGCAGGCGCGCCTGCCGGCGCTGCTGCCGCCGCGTCGTGCCAATACCCACAAGGGCGAATCCGGGCACGTGCTGTGCGTCGGCGGCAACCATGGCAGCGGCGGCGCCATCGCGATGGCGGCCGAAGCCGCATTGCGCGCAGGCGCCGGGCTGCTGAGCCTGGGCACCCGGCGCGATCACGTCGGCCCGTTGCTCGCTCGCCTGCCCGAAGCCATGACCCATGCGCTTGAAGATGGCGATGTTCTGCCGGCGCTGCTGGACAAGGCCAGGGTGGTGGCGATCGGCCCCGGCCTGGGCCAGGACGAATGGGCGCACGTATTGTTTGCGCGGGTGCTGGCCAGCGACAAACCGCTGGTGGTTGATGCCGATGCACTGAACCTGCTGGCGCAGGATCCGCGCGCGCTACCGGGCGCCATCCTGACGCCACATCCGGGTGAGGCGGCGCGCCTGCTCGGCTGCAGTACCGCTGACATCCAGGCCGATCGCTACCGCTGTGCGCAGGCGTTGGCCGAACGCTTCCACGCCGTGGTGGTGCTGAAGGGCGCAGGCAGCATCGTGACGGCGCCCGGGCAGGCGCCACGGCTGATCGCTGCAGGCAATGCCGGCATGGCCGTGGGGGGCATGGGCGACCTGCTCACCGGCATCATTGCCAGCCTGCGCGCGCAAGGGCTGGCTGCCTTCGACGCTGCCGCCGCTGGTGCATTGCTGCATGCGCTCGCTGGCGACGCTGCGGCCGCCGACGGCGCACGCGGCCTGCTTCCCACTGATCTGCTGG